TGGATAGAGTCTCACTTGTAAGGGCTGGGCATAAACTTATAGCACTGCCAAGTTCAGGTCTTCACTCAAATGGTTTCTCACTGGCAAGAAAAGTGCTTTTTGAAAAAATGAGTATGAAGTTTGAAGATGACTTTAATGGCAAACCACTTATAGAGACTCTATTAGAGCCTACTAAAATCTATGTAAAAACATTTAAAAGATTAAGAAATGAGATAGTAGCAATGGCCCATATCACAGGTGGTGGCATAGTAGAAAACTTACCTCGTGTACTTCCAAAAAACTTAATGGCAGAGGTTAAAAAAGACTCTATAAAAATTCTTCCAATATTTGAGCTAATGAGTAAATATATTGATCAAGAGGAGATGTTTAGAGCATTTAATATGGGTGTTGGAATGATACTAGTCGTTGAAGATGCAAATGTAGCAAAAGTACTACAAGAGACTGATGGCTATCTTATTGGTGAGATAAAAGAGGGAAAAAGGGAAGTAGTTTTAGTTTAAAAACAGTGGAAATTTACTCCCCTGTTTTCATTGGCGAAACACTATTTGTAAGAGAGTTCTTAGAATGCATAATTAAGACCAAGGCTTAAAGCTGTTTGAGAATGCTTTGTAGTGATATCTTGACCTACAAAGTTTGCATATGTTTGACTAACCTCTGGTGAATATACACACGCTAAGTCAACTGATGTTTTTTTACTTATATTATATGTGCCACCAATAGTAAAATGTGATTCCACAATAGCTGGAAACCCTAGCAGATTAAATGTATTAACTAAGCCCGCTTCTAACCCTGCACTATTGATTCCTGCATAAGTTTGCTCTTTTATAGGACTAGTAGCATAGTTATATCCAACACGGACAGCCCAATCACTTGTAGCATATTCATAACCTACAGCAATTACGTTTTGATCATCCCACCCAAAGTCTTCATAACCTTTTGTTGATGACCATTTTATTTGTTTATAGTCTAGTGCTATTGTGTGCTCTTTCATGTTGTAGCTTACACCTACACCTAGTTCAGCTGGCGTGGAAAGTTCATCATTTGTATATGCACCTCCTGTCATTGCACCAATAGTAGTTGATAGGACACCTTTATATTTCATGTCAAT
The Sulfurimonas hongkongensis DNA segment above includes these coding regions:
- the purM gene encoding phosphoribosylformylglycinamidine cyclo-ligase, coding for MSQISYKDAGVDIDAGNSFVDNIKPLVKSTKIPGVLGGIGSFAGAFELPKGFKEPVMLAATDGVGTKLKLAIDSGIHNSVGIDLVAMCVNDLLCNFATPSFFLDYYATGKLDVEVATNVVAGIAEGCKRAECALIGGETAEMPGMYSNDDYDLAGFAVGVAEKSEMDRVSLVRAGHKLIALPSSGLHSNGFSLARKVLFEKMSMKFEDDFNGKPLIETLLEPTKIYVKTFKRLRNEIVAMAHITGGGIVENLPRVLPKNLMAEVKKDSIKILPIFELMSKYIDQEEMFRAFNMGVGMILVVEDANVAKVLQETDGYLIGEIKEGKREVVLV